A region of Ferruginibacter albus DNA encodes the following proteins:
- a CDS encoding lytic transglycosylase domain-containing protein, with protein sequence MNNKTIILLFAFLLFAFAEKSFSQSIDSVQPGTIVEDTTKEDALIKEVVKSSKAPKKDKVQYFSQVTKYGFKNLFSNYNYNSNIPYTSQVNPNAENFIQDYMKSHGTYLQKMKDWGQPYFTLIENVLQQYGLPHELKYVAVIESNLQTQALSNKGACGPWQLMPGTARQLGLTINNYVDERTDYYKSTNAAAKYLLSLYGQFHDWLLVMAAYNGGAGRVSSAIKKCGSNNFWNLQFYLPEESRTYVKRFIATHYIMEGGGGITTNVNTDSALVFDNSTDVTRTSYNSIGVNPYYKQPSLTSAEKDNVQTMNISGKYNAAIIAKNLSMSMETFDRYNPGFAGMISSIGNYDLRLPADKMDLFVANKYQILNESVQALLGGLTIPDTKTVYPKKSTKAKVAKRR encoded by the coding sequence ATGAATAATAAAACAATTATATTATTGTTTGCATTTTTATTATTTGCATTTGCTGAAAAAAGTTTTTCTCAGTCTATTGATTCTGTTCAACCTGGCACTATAGTGGAAGACACCACAAAGGAAGATGCATTGATTAAAGAGGTGGTTAAATCATCTAAAGCACCTAAGAAAGATAAGGTGCAGTATTTTAGCCAGGTAACCAAATACGGATTTAAAAATTTATTCTCCAATTATAATTATAATTCAAACATTCCTTACACTTCACAGGTAAATCCCAACGCCGAAAATTTTATACAGGATTACATGAAATCTCATGGCACCTATTTGCAAAAAATGAAAGATTGGGGACAACCTTATTTTACTTTGATCGAAAATGTTTTGCAACAATATGGTTTGCCACATGAGTTAAAATATGTTGCAGTAATTGAATCGAATTTACAAACCCAGGCGCTTTCCAACAAAGGTGCTTGCGGCCCCTGGCAATTAATGCCGGGTACAGCACGTCAATTGGGTTTAACGATTAATAATTATGTAGATGAGCGAACTGATTATTATAAGAGCACAAATGCGGCTGCAAAATACTTACTGTCGTTGTATGGACAGTTTCATGATTGGTTATTGGTGATGGCGGCTTATAATGGCGGTGCAGGAAGAGTTTCAAGTGCTATTAAAAAATGCGGCAGCAATAATTTCTGGAACCTGCAATTTTATTTGCCTGAAGAATCAAGAACGTATGTAAAACGTTTTATCGCTACGCATTATATTATGGAGGGTGGCGGCGGTATTACAACCAATGTAAACACCGATAGTGCTTTGGTTTTTGATAACAGTACTGATGTAACAAGAACGAGTTATAATTCAATTGGAGTAAACCCGTATTATAAACAACCTTCTTTAACTTCTGCAGAAAAGGATAATGTACAAACAATGAACATTTCCGGTAAATACAATGCTGCCATTATTGCTAAAAACCTTTCGATGAGCATGGAAACTTTCGATCGCTATAATCCCGGTTTTGCGGGTATGATCTCAAGTATAGGTAATTATGATCTTCGATTGCCTGCTGATAAAATGGATCTGTTTGTTGCTAATAAATACCAGATATTAAATGAAAGTGTACAAGCGCTTCTGGGTGGCCTTACTATCCCTGATACGAAAACAGTTTATCCTAAAAAAAGTACTAAGGCTAAAGTTGCAAAAAGAAGATAA